One Ricinus communis isolate WT05 ecotype wild-type chromosome 1, ASM1957865v1, whole genome shotgun sequence DNA window includes the following coding sequences:
- the LOC8261682 gene encoding ras-related protein RABA3, translated as MNQEMNGDDQENLQEKIDYVFKVVVIGDSAVGKTQLLSRFTKNEFCFDSKSTIGVEFQTRTVTIKGKVVKAQIWDTAGQERYRAVTSAYYRGALGAMLVYDITKRATFDHVARWVEELRAHADNSIVITLIGNKADLVDQRAVPTEDAVEFAEDQGLFFSETSALSGDNVDRAFFRLLEEIYGVISKKSLECGGHKTNGADSVMLRGSKIDVISGSDLEISEMKKLSACSC; from the exons atgaatcaAGAGATGAACGGTGATGATCAAGAAAATCTGCAAGAGAAAATAGACTACGTGTTTAAGGTAGTGGTGATTGGCGACTCTGCCGTGGGGAAGACTCAGTTGCTGTCCAGGTTCACTAAGAATGAGTTCTGCTTTGATTCCAAGTCTACTATTGGTGTTGAGTTCCAGACTCGGACTGTCACCATCAAAGGCAAAGTTGTTAAAGCCCAGATCTGGGATACTGCAGGCCAAGAAAG GTATCGAGCAGTCACAAGTGCATACTACAGGGGGGCACTGGGAGCCATGCTAGTGTACGACATAACTAAGAGGGCAACATTTGATCATGTGGCTAGGTGGGTCGAGGAGCTCCGGGCCCATGCTGATAATTCAATAGTGATCACATTGATTGGGAACAAGGCTGATCTCGTTGATCAAAGGGCAGTCCCAACTGAAGATGCTGTGGAGTTTGCAGAGGATCAAGGCCTATTTTTCTCTGAAACGTCAGCTCTTAGTGGAGACAATGTTGACAGGGCATTTTTCAGATTGCTAGAGGAAATTTATGGTGTGATTTCTAAGAAGTCATTGGAGTGCGGTGGTCATAAAACAAATGGTGCAGATTCAGTTATGTTGAGAGGATCTAAGATTGATGTTATTTCAGGGTCTGATTTAGAAATTAGTGAGATGAAAAAGTTGTCTGCTTGCTCTTGTTGA
- the LOC8282133 gene encoding ATP synthase delta chain, chloroplastic produces MDTLSNSVSTLKLPALHSKPRQFYHFKTPSASQQLPPTHFTTKPNSISNRNTNIQILSLKSLTNSPSFLKPPPNTHQNPATGYAAALLDIAQFNNSLETVEKDVKRLSKLLRNEQIQCILINPLVGDKEKGLVLKEVGKKGKFNSILVRLLTMLIERNKIMIVNEVLVEFQRIFDELSGTKVVLVSSKKKMEEDALFRIAQSVQKFSGAVKVKVRNLVDEKLPSSAV; encoded by the coding sequence ATGGACACCCTCTCAAACTCTGTTTCAACCCTCAAGCTCCCTGCCCTTCACTCAAAACCTCGTCAGTTCTACCATTTCAAGACTCCCTCCGCATCTCAACAACTCCCTCCTACTCACTTCACCACAAAACCCAACTCAATCTCCAACAGAAACACCAATATCCAGATCTTATCCCTCAAAAGTCTTACCAATTCTCCATCATTTCTCAAGCCACCTCCCAACACCCACCAAAACCCAGCAACTGGCTACGCTGCAGCACTTCTAGACATAGCCCAATTCAACAATTCCCTCGAAACTGTGGAGAAGGATGTGAAGAGACTGTCAAAGCTGCTACGAAATGAACAAATTCAGTGTATCTTGATTAACCCTCTAGTGGGTGACAAAGAGAAAGGACTAGTACTGAAAGAAGTGGGAAAGAAGGGTAAATTCAACAGCATACTGGTGAGATTATTGACGATGCTAATAGAGAGAAATAAGATAATGATAGTGAATGAGGTGTTGGTTGAATTCCAAAGGATATTTGATGAGTTGAGCGGAACAAAGGTAGTATTGGTCTCTTCTAAGAAGAAGATGGAGGAAGATGCACTGTTTCGGATTGCTCAAAGTGTGCAAAAGTTTAGTGGGGCTGTGAAGGTGAAGGTAAGGAACTTGGTTGATGAAAAGTTACCATCGTCTGCTGTGTAA
- the LOC8263470 gene encoding pentatricopeptide repeat-containing protein At5g16420, mitochondrial codes for MPSLSVTGRTTMLCSTQSRHRPKTTAVALLHSNSTGSPNNPLPESYTVTPPIKPWPQRLYPKRLVSMITRQQNLDLALQIFEYAGKYQPNFSHNYDTYDSIIHKLSRARVFGPVELLLSDLHKSQIKCGENIFINVIRNYGLAGKPDFALRTFIRIQDFNVQRSVRSLNTLLNAFVQNKRYDLVHAMFKNCRSKYGVLPNVFTCNILIKALCKKNDVESAVKVLDEMPAMGMIPNVVTYTTILGGYSSRGDMVNANKVFGELFDRGWLPDATTYTILMNGYCEQGRLADAIKLMDDMGENGVEPNEVTYGVMVEAYCKEKKAGEARNLLDDMLERQYVPSSALCCKVIDVLCEAGKIEEACELWKRMLKKNCMPDNAIMSTLIHWLCKEGKVWEARKLFGEFERGAIPSLLTYNTLIAGMCEKGELSEAGKLWDDMMEKGYKPNAFTYNMLIKGFSKIGNAKEGIRILEEMLDNRCMPNKSTYAILIEELCKMGMEGEVDKVVSMAMASGGVDSDSWDLFLNKAVGNLDRGSKALDSFFKENAQ; via the coding sequence ATGCCCTCCCTCTCAGTGACTGGGCGCACAACAATGTTATGCAGCACTCAATCTCGCCACCGTCCAAAAACAACAGCCGTCGCGCTCCTCCACTCAAACAGCACCGGTAGTCCAAACAACCCTCTCCCCGAATCATACACTGTGACCCCCCCAATCAAGCCTTGGCCACAACGCCTCTACCCTAAACGCCTAGTCTCCATGATCACCCGCCAACAAAATCTAGATCTTGCCCTCCAAATCTTCGAATACGCAGGCAAATATCAACCGAACTTCTCACACAATTACGATACCTACGACTCAATTATCCACAAGCTTTCTCGAGCTCGCGTATTTGGCCCCGTGGAACTCTTGCTCTCTGACCTGCATAAATCCCAAATAAAATGCGGAGAAAATATATTCATCAATGTCATTCGCAACTATGGCCTTGCAGGAAAGCCTGATTTCGCTCTTAGAACTTTTATTCGTATCCAAGATTTTAACGTGCAGCGTTCTGTGAGATCGCTGAACACACTATTGAATGCTTTTGTACAAAACAAAAGGTATGATTTAGTACATGCTATGTTCAAGAATTGTAGGAGTAAGTACGGAGTTTTGCCTAATGTTTTTACTTGTAACATTTTGATTAAAGCGCTTTGTAAAAAGAATGATGTTGAAAGTGCAGTCAAGGTGCTAGATGAAATGCCTGCAATGGGTATGATCCCAAATGTTGTTACTTATACAACGATTTTAGGTGGGTATTCTTCGCGTGGTGATATGGTTAATGCTAACAAGGTTTTTGGTGAGCTTTTTGATAGAGGGTGGTTGCCTGATGCCACGACGTATACGATCTTGATGAATGGGTATTGCGAGCAAGGAAGGTTGGCTGATGCTATTAAGCTTATGGATGATATGGGAGAGAATGGAGTTGAGCCAAATGAAGTTACTTATGGTGTGATGGTAGAGGCATAttgtaaagagaaaaaagcTGGTGAAGCACGTAACCTGCTTGACGATATGCTTGAGAGACAGTATGTACCAAGTTCAGCTCTTTGTTGTAAGGTTATTGATGTGTTATGCGAAGCTGGTAAGATTGAGGAAGCTTGTGAGTTATGGAAGAGGATGTTAAAGAAGAACTGCATGCCGGATAATGCAATAATGAGCACACTTATACATTGGCTTTGTAAGGAGGGGAAGGTATGGGAAGCAAGGAAGTTGTTTGGTGAGTTTGAGCGGGGTGCAATACCAAGTCTTCTGACATATAATACACTCATCGCAGGGATGTGCGAGAAAGGAGAATTGAGCGAGGCGGGGAAGCTTTGGGATGATATGATGGAGAAAGGTTACAAGCCTAACGCTTTTACTTATAATATGCTGATTAAagggttttctaagattgGTAATGCTAAGGAGGGGATTAGGATTCTTGAGGAAATGTTGGATAATAGATGCATGCCTAATAAGTCAACCTATGCTATTTTGATAGAGGAGTTATGCAAAATGGGGATGGAAGGAGAAGTAGATAAAGTTGTTTCAATGGCTATGGCAAGTGGAGGAGTTGATAGCGATTCTTGGGACCTCTTTTTAAATAAGGCTGTAGGTAATCTGGATAGAGGGTCAAAAGCTCTTGATAGCTTTTTCAAGGAGAACGCCCAGTAG
- the LOC8263471 gene encoding U-box domain-containing protein 24 produces MVLDVLAGASSVPAAEFLSQVVEGMIEITYAANNVLIKKENFKELTIYMDRIIPILKELNKKDMGHSEGLSKAIEILNREVKAAKQLTVDCTKRNKVYLLMNCRTIAKNLEDITREMSRALDILPLASLGLSSGIIEEVVKLSDSMQRAEFRAAKTEEEILEKIETAIQERNVDRSYANNLVASIAEAVGISTDRATIKKEVEEFKSEIENTQLRKNQAEAIQMAQIIALLERADAASSPKEKEMKHFTKRKCLGSQLLEPLRSFYCPITQDVMVNPVETSSGQTFERSAIEKWLADGNNICPLTMTPIDTSVLRPNRTLRQSIEEWKDRNTMITITSLKSKLMSEEEEEVLQCLGQLEDLCEQRDQHREWVLLENYIPILIQLLGARNRDIRNHALVILCILAKDSDDAKERIAKVDNAIESIVKSLGRRIGERKLAVVLLIELSKCTLVKDCIGKVQGCILLLVTMSSSDDSQAAKDAQELLENLSYSDKNIILMAKANYFKHLLQRLCTGPDDVKMAMATTLADMELTDHNKASLFEGGVLGPLLQLVSDGDDGMKMVAIKAVRNISSLPANGLQMIREGAARPLLDLLFRHITPSSGLREQVSATIMHLAESTVSQGSSRAPISLLESDKDTLTLFSLINFTGPDVQQNILRIFYALCQSPSASNIKTRLNEYRAMQVLVQLCEHENLNVRPNAIKLLCCLVEDGDEAAILEHVDHKCLTTLLRIIQSSNDVEEIASAMGIIANFPENPQITQLLLDAGALQKIVKFLPNSMQYDPHKNQLVENAVGALCRFTVPAKLEWQKRAAEAGIIPLLVQLLDVGTALTRKYAAISLTHFSESSPRLSRAISKHKGFWCISAPQETGCMVHGGLCDVQSSFCLVEADAIVPLVRVLEDPDSGVREASLDALLTLIEAERLQSGSKLLSEANAIPSIIKLLCSSSPTLQEKALNALERIFRLPEFKQKYGPSAQMPLVDLTQRGNGSMKSLSARILAHLNLLHDQSSYF; encoded by the exons ATGGTATTAGATGTGCTTGCTGGTGCCTCATCTGTTCCGGCTGCAGAATTCCTTTCCCAGGTTGTAGAGGGCATGATTGAGATCACATATGCTGCCAACAACGTTCTCATTAAGAAAGAGAATTTTAAGGAACTTACCATTTACATGGACAGGATTATTCCCATCTTAAAAGAGTTAAATAAGAAAGATATGGGCCATTCTGAGGGTTTAAGCAAAGCAATTGAGATTCTCAATCGAGAGGTTAAAGCTGCAAAGCAGCTGACTGTCGACTGcaccaaaagaaataaagtatATCTATTGATGAATTGCCGGACTATCGCTAAGAACTTAGAGGATATCACGAGGGAAATGAGCCGTGCCCTAGATATTCTTCCTCTAGCTTCTCTTGGTCTTTCATCTGGTATAATAGAAGAGGTTGTGAAACTTTCTGATAGTATGCAAAGAGCTGAATTCAGGGCAGCTAAAACAGAGGAAGAGATATTGGAGAAAATTGAGACGGCAATACAGGAGAGGAATGTTGACCGTAGTTATGCCAATAACCTGGTGGCTAGCATAGCTGAGGCTGTTGGTATTTCAACTGATAGAGCcacaataaagaaagaagtcGAAGAATTCAAGAGTGAGATAGAGAATACCCAGCTGAGAAAGAACCAAGCTGAAGCTATACAAATGGCTCAAATAATTGCTTTGCTAGAAAGAGCAGATGCTGCTTCCTCTCCAAAGGAGAAGGAGATGAAGCATTTCACTAAAAGGAAGTGTTTGGGTAGTCAACTACTGGAACCCCTCCGGTCATTTTATTGCCCGATCACTCAGGATGTGATGGTGAATCCTGTGGAGACCTCTTCAGGACAAACATTTGAGAGAAGTGCAATAGAAAAATGGCTTGCAGATGGGAACAACATATGTCCTCTGACCATGACACCGATAGACACTTCAGTTTTGCGGCCTAATAGAACTTTGAGGCAATCAATAGAAGAATGGAAGGATAGGAACACGATGATCACAATTACTtctttaaaatcaaaacttatgTCTGAAGAGGAGGAAGAAGTGCTTCAGTGCCTGGGACAATTAGAGGATCTGTGTGAACAAAGAGACCAGCATCGGGAATGGGTTCTGTTGGAGAACTATATACcaattctaattcaacttcTCGGTGCAAGAAATCGTGATATAAGGAATCATGCTCTGGTCATCCTCTGCATTCTGGCGAAAGATAGTGATGATGCCAAG GAAAGAATTGCAAAGGTTGACAATGCAATTGAATCTATAGTTAAATCTCTTGGGCGTCGAATTGGGGAAAGGAAGTTAGCAGTGGTATTACTGATAGAATTATCAAAATGTACTCTGGTAAAGGATTGTATAGGAAAGGTTCAAGGTTGCATCCTCCTCCTGGTGACTATGTCAAGCAGTGATGACAGCCAAGCTGCCAAAGATGCTCAAGAGCTGTTGGAGAACCTCTCATACTCAGATAAGAACATCATACTAATGGCAAAGGCCAACTATTTTAAACATTTGCTGCAGCGTCTATGTACAG GACCGGATGATGTGAAAATGGCCATGGCGACGACTTTGGCAGATATGGAGTTAACTGACCACAATAAAGCTTCTTTATTTGAAGGAGGCGTGCTGGGTCCACTACTTCAGTTGGTCTCAGATGGTGATGATGGGATGAAAATGGTGGCCATCAAGGCTGTTCGAAACATCTCAAGTTTACCAGCAAATGGCCTGCAGATGATTAGAGAAGGTGCAGCCCGCCCACTTCTTGACCTTCTTTTCCGGCACATCACGCCGTCTTCAGGTTTGCGTGAACAGGTCTCTGCCACAATCATGCATCTGGCTGAATCAACAGTATCTCAAGGATCCAGTCGAGCACCAATTTCGTTGTTAGAGTCTGATAAAGATACTTTGACGCTCTTCTCTTTGATAAACTTCACTGGCCCTGATGTGCAACAAAACATTCTCCGCATCTTTTATGCACTGTGCCAATCGCCCTCAGCTTCAAATATTAAGACCAGACTGAATGAG TATCGAGCTATGCAAGTATTGGTTCAGTTATGTGAGCATGAGAATCTAAATGTACGACCAAATGCTATAAAGCTGCTCTGTTGCTTGGTAGAAGATGGTGATGAAGCCGCGATCCTGGAGCATGTGGATCACAAATGCCTTACCACCTTGCTCAGGATCATCCAATCTTCTAATGACGTGGAAGAGATTGCTTCAGCAATGGGCATTATTGCTAATTTCCCAGAAAATCCCCAGATCACTCAGTTGCTTCTTGATGCAGGTGCACTTCAAAAGATTGTCAAGTTTCTCCCGAACAGCATGCAATATGACCCCCATAAGAATCAGTTAGTTGAAAATGCTGTTGGAGCCTTATGCCGTTTCACTGTTCCAGCAAAGTTGGAATGGCAAAAGAGAGCAGCAGAAGCTGGGATTATACCTTTGCTAGTACAGCTGCTAGATGTTGGGACTGCCTTGACTAGGAAGTATGCGGCAATTTCTCTTACTCATTTTTCAGAGAGTTCACCGAGGCTGAGTCGGGCAATATCTAAACATAAGGGGTTTTGGTGTATCTCTGCTCCACAAGAAACTGGCTGCATGGTTCATGGGGGACTCTGTGATGTTCAGTCATCATTTTGCCTTGTGGAGGCTGATGCAATAGTACCCCTTGTGAGAGTTCTTGAAGATCCTGATTCTGGAGTCCGTGAGGCTTCTTTAGATGCACTACTAACCTTAATTGAAGCTGAAAGGCTTCAAAGTGGTAGCAAGTTGCTTTCAGAAGCAAATGCAATCCCATCGATTATAaaacttctttgttcttcctCTCCAACATTGCAGGAGAAGGCTCTAAATGCTTTAGAAAGGATATTTCGACTACCAGAGTTCAAACAGAAGTATGGCCCCTCTGCTCAAATGCCTTTAGTTGATTTAACGCAGAGGGGGAACGGCAGCATGAAGTCTCTATCAGCCAGAATACTCGCTCACCTGAATCTCCTTCATGATCAATCCTCTTACTTCTAG
- the LOC8263472 gene encoding pentatricopeptide repeat-containing protein At5g08510, with translation MNQLKQIHAYTLRNGIDYNKTLTERLIQIPNVPYAHKLIDLIPSPNVFLYNKLIQAYSFQNQLHQCFSIYSQMRSRNCTGNQHTFTFLFAACASFFSPLHAQMLHTHFKKSGFESDVIALTALVDMYCKLGMVAFAHRVFDEIPVRDIPTWNALIAGYSRCGDMEGALKIFKLMPDRNVVSWTAMISGYSQNGRYAKALELFLKMEKENGLRPNEVTIASILPACANLGALEVGDRIETYARENGLLRNLYVSNALLEMYARCGKIDMARKVFDKIIGKRRNLCSWNSMIMGLAIHGRSHDALHLYNRMLIEGIAPDDVTFVGILLACTHGGMLVKGRQLFQSMERKFRIAPKLEHYGCMVDLLGRAGELQEAYNLIKSMPMKPDSVIWGALLGACSFHKNVEYAEIAAGSLFELEPWNPGNYVILSNIYASVGRWDGVAKLRKLMKGGQITKTAGYSFIEGGGKIEKFIVEDLSHPRSDEIYTLLNEISTKMKQQSADNFEPDLEGLCLME, from the exons ATGAACCAATTAAAGCAAATTCACGCCTATACTCTTCGAAATGGCATAGACTATAATAAAACTCTCACTGAAAGGCTCATCCAAATCCCAAACGTTCCTTATGCCCATAAGCTGATCGATCTTATTCCCAGCCCAAATGTCTTCCTTTACAACAAGCTTATTCAAGCTTACTCCTTTCAAAACCAACTCCACCAATGCTTCTCAATCTACTCCCAAATGCGCTCCAGAAACTGCACGGGAAACCAACACACTTTCACATTCCTCTTCGCCGCGTGTGCCTCTTTTTTCTCTCCTCTCCATGCCCAAATGCTTCACACCCATTTTAAAAAGTCGGGTTTCGAATCTGATGTAATTGCCTTGACCGCTTTAGTTGACATGTATTGTAAATTGGGCATGGTAGCATTTGCACACCGAGTGTTTGATGAAATACCTGTTAGGGATATACCAACTTGGAATGCGTTAATTGCTGGTTATTCAAGGTGTGGGGATATGGAGGGAGCgttaaaaattttcaaactgaTGCCCGATAGGAACGTGGTTTCGTGGACTGCGATGATATCTGGGTACTCGCAGAATGGACGGTATGCTAAGgcattagaattatttttgaaGATGGAGAAGGAGAATGGTTTAAGACCTAACGAGGTGACTATTGCTAGCATACTTCCAGCTTGTGCAAATCTAGGGGCATTAGAAGTTGGTGACAGGATTGAAACATATGCCAGAGAAAATGGGCTATTGAGGAATTTATATGTGAGCAATGCGTTACTGGAAATGTATGCAAGGTGTGGCAAAATTGACATGGCGAGGAAAGTGTTTGATAAGATTATTGGCAAGAGGAGAAACTTGTGCTCTTGGAATTCGATGATCATGGGTTTGGCTATCCATGGGAGAAGCCATGATGCCCTTCATCTTTACAATCGAATGCTG ATAGAAGGAATTGCTCCCGACGATGTCACATTTGTTGGAATTCTATTAGCATGTACTCATGGTGGCATGCTTGTAAAAGGCCGACAACTTTTTCAATCAATGGAAAGAAAGTTCAGGATCGCTCCCAAATTGGAACACTATGGTTGCATGGTTGATCTCCTGGGGCGTGCTGGAGAACTCCAAGAAGCTTATAATCTCATAAAGAGTATGCCTATGAAGCCAGATTCTGTAATTTGGGGGGCGCTACTCGGAGCTTGTAGTTTCCATAAGAATGTTGAGTATGCAGAGATAGCAGCTGGGTCTCTCTTTGAACTAGAACCCTGGAATCCAGGAAATTATGTAATTCTTTCCAATATATACGCATCAGTAGGCCGATGGGATGGGGTTGCAAAACTTAGAAAGCTGATGAAGGGTGGCCAAATAACGAAGACAGCAGGATATAGTTTCATTGAAGGTGGTGGTAAAATCGAAAAGTTTATTGTGGAAGATTTGTCACACCCGAGGTCTGATGAAATATACACTTTACTGAATGAAATTTCAACTAAGATGAAGCAACAAAGTGCGGATAATTTTGAACCTGACCTTGAAGGATTATGCTTAATGGAGTAG
- the LOC8263473 gene encoding calcium-transporting ATPase, endoplasmic reticulum-type: MEEKPFPAWSWSVEQCLKEYNVKLDKGLSSYEVEKRRERYGWNELAKEKGKPLWRLVLEQFDDTLVKILLVAAFISFILAYLHGSEFSDESGFEAYVEPFVIVLILVLNAIVGVWQESNAERALEALKEMQCESGKVLREGYWVPDMPAREIVPGDIVELQVGDKVPADMRVAVLRTSTLRVEQSSLTGEAMPVSKCTASIFIEDCELQAKENMVFAGTTVVNGSCVCIAISTGMNTEIGKIQKQIHEASLEESDTPLKKKLDEFGGRLTTAIGLVCLVVWIINYKNFLSWDIVDGWPANVRFSFEKCTYYFKIAVALAVAAIPEGLPAVITTCLALGTRKMAQKNAFVRKLPSVETLGCTTVICSDKTGTLTTNQMSVAEFFTLGGKTTSSRIFHVEGTTYDPKDGGIVDWTCYNMDANLQAMAEICAICNDAGIFCDGRLFRATGLPTEAALKVLVEKMGVPDVKARNKIRDTELAANYLIDRSTVKLGSCEWWIKRSKRVATLEFDRIRKAMSVIVREPNGCNRLLVKGAVESIVERSSYVQLADGSLIPIDEPCRQLLLLRLLDMSSKGLRCLGLAYKDELGEFSDYYTDNHPAHKKLLDPACYSTIESDLIFVGVVGLRDPPRAEVHKAIEDCRGAGIRIMVITGDNKSTAEAICKDIKLFYKDEDVRGRSFTGKEFIALSPSLQMEILSRPGGKVFSRAEPRHKQEIVRMLKEMGEIVAMTGDGVNDAPALKLADIGIAMGITGTEVAKEASDMVLADDNFSTIVSAVAEGRSIYNNMKAFIRYMISSNVGEVISIFLTAALGIPECMIPVQLLWVNLVTDGPPATALGFNPADVDVMQKPPRKSNDALINSWVLFRYLVIGSYVGLATVGIFILWYTQASFLGINLVSDGHTLVEFSQLRNWGECSKWSNFCVAPYSIGGGRMIAFSNPCDYFSVGKVKAMTLSLSVLVAIEMFNSLNALSEDNSLVTMPPWRNPWLLVAMSVSFGLHCLILYVPFLADVFGVVPLSLNEWLLVILVSAPVILIDEVLKFGGRSQRYRAKEKTA; this comes from the exons ATGGAGGAAAAACCATTCCCTGCATGGTCATGGTCTGTTGAGCAGTGTTTGAAAGAGTACAATGTCAAGTTGGATAAGGGTCTGAGCTCATATGAAGTTGAGAAGAGGCGTGAGAGATATGGCTGGAATGAACTTGCCAAAGAGAAGGGCAAGCCTTTATGGCGGCTTGTATTGGAACAATTTGATGACACGCTTGTGAAAATTCTTCTGGTTGCTGcctttatatcttttattttagcttATTTGCATGGAAGTGAATTCAGCGATGAGTCTGGGTTTGAAGCCTACGTGGAACCATTTGTGatagttttgattttagtCCTTAATGCTATTGTTGGAGTGTGGCAAGAGAGTAATGCTGAAAGGGCACTTGAAGCTCTCAAGGAGATGCAATGTGAATCAGGAAAGGTTCTAAGGGAGGGCTATTGGGTTCCGGACATGCCAGCAAGGGAGATTGTTCCTGGAGATATAGTGGAATTACAGGTTGGGGACAAAGTGCCTGCGGATATGAGAGTTGCAGTTCTGAGGACATCGACATTGAGAGTTGAACAGAGCTCATTGACTGGAGAGGCTATGCCTGTTTCGAAATGCACTGCTTCCATATTCATTGAGGACTGCGAGTTGCAGGCTAAGGAAAATATGGTATTTGCAGGCACAACTGTTGTGAATGGGAGTTGTGTTTGTATTGCTATAAGCACTGGCATGAACACTGAGATCGGAAAGATACAGAAGCAAATACATGAGGCTTCTTTGGAGGAAAGCGATACCCCTTTGAAGAAGAAGCTGGATGAATTTGGGGGCAGGCTTACAACTGCAATTGGGCTTGTTTGTCTTGTTGTATGGatcattaattacaaaaatttcCTCTCATGGGACATTGTGGATGGATGGCCTGCAAATGTCCGATTCTCTTTTGAGAAGTGCACTTACTACTTCAAGATTGCTGTTGCCCTGGCTGTAGCGGCTATTCCTGAAGGCCTTCCTGCTGTAATCACCACTTGTTTAGCTCTTGGTACTAGGAAAATGGCACAAAAGAATGCATTCGTAAGAAAGCTTCCAAGTGTAGAAACCTTGGGATGTACTACTGTGATTTGTTCAGATAAAACTGGGACTTTAACCACAAACCAGATGTCTGTGGCAGAATTCTTCACTTTAGGTGGGAAAACTACCTCATCTAGAATTTTCCATGTGGAAGGAACAACTTATGACCCTAAGGACGGAGGAATTGTTGATTGGACTTGCTACAATATGGATGCTAATTTGCAAGCCATGGCAGAAATATGTGCAATTTGCAATGATGCTGGCATCTTTTGTGATGGGCGTCTGTTCCGAGCTACAGGTTTGCCTACTGAGGCAGCTCTTAAGGTTTTGGTTGAGAAGATGGGAGTACCAGATGTCAAGGCGAGGAATAAAATTCGTGACACTGAACTTGCTGCAAATTATTTGATTGATCGTAGCACTGTGAAATTAG GGAGTTGTGAGTGGTGGATCAAAAGATCGAAAAGGGTTGCCACATTGGAGTTTGATCGCATTCGGAAGGCAATGAGTGTGATAGTCAGGGAACCCAATGGATGCAATCGACTTCTTGTCAAG GGAGCTGTTGAGAGCATAGTGGAGCGCAGTTCATATGTGCAACTTGCAGATGGATCTCTTATTCCCATTGATGAGCCTTGCAGGCAACTGTTGCTTTTGAGACTTTTGGATATGAGCTCTAAAGGATTACGGTGCCTGGGATTGGCATACAAGGATGAACTGGGAGAATTTTCAGACTACTATACTGATAATCATCCTGCACATAAAAAATTGCTTGATCCGGCTTGCTACTCCACCATCGAAAGTGATTTGATCTTTGTAGGAGTTGTTGGTCTGAGG GATCCTCCACGTGCTGAAGTTCACAAAGCAATCGAGGATTGTAGAGGTGCTGGTATCAGAATTATGGTGATAACTGGAGATAATAAGTCTACTGCTGAAGCAATCTGTAAAGACATCaagttattttataaagatGAAGATGTCAGAGGAAGAAGTTTCACTGGTAAAGAGTTCATAGCTCTTTCCCCTTCACTACAAATGGAAATCTTGTCTAGACCTGGAGGTAAGGTGTTCTCGCGTGCTGAGCCCAGGCATAAGCAAGAAATAGTACGAATGCTGAAGGAGATGGGTGAAATTGTTGCAATGACTGGAGATGGTGTTAATGATGCACCTGCTCTAAAACTTGCTGACATTGGGATAGCCATGGGTATAACAGGAACTGAG GTGGCTAAAGAAGCTTCAGATATGGTTTTGGCAGATGATAACTTTAGTACAATTGTTTCAGCAGTTGCTGAAGGTCGTTCTATTTACAACAACATGAAAGCTTTTATTAG GTACATGATATCATCTAATGTTGGAGAGGTCATATCCATTTTCTTAACTGCTGCACTGGGCATACCAGAGTGTATGATACCTGTGCAGCTTTTATGGGTGAATTTGGTTACTGATGGCCCTCCTGCAACAGCCCTTGGATTTAACCCTGCTGATGTTGACGTAATGCAGAAACCACCCCGCAAAAGCAACGATGCCCTTATAAATTCCTGGGTTCTCTTTCGATATCTG GTAATTGGTTCTTATGTAGGCCTTGCAACAGTTGGGATATTCATCTTATGGTACACTCAAGCTTCTTTTCTGGGTATCAATCTTGTTAGTGATGGGCATACACTTGTCGAATTCTCTCAGCTTCGCAATTGGGGGGAGTGTTCCAAATGGTCAAATTTCTGTGTGGCTCCGTATTCAATTGGTGGAGGACGCATGATTGCCTTTTCAAACCCTTGTGACTATTTCTCTGTTGGTAAAGTGAAGGCAATGACTCTTTCCCTCTCTGTACTGGTAGCAATTGAGATGTTCAATTCCCTGAATGCACTTTCTGAAGACAACAGCTTGGTTACAATGCCACCTTGGAGGAATCCTTGGCTTTTAGTTGCCATGTCAGTGTCATTTGGACTCCATTGCCTCATACTTTATGTCCCATTCCTGGCTGATGTATTTGGGGTTGTCCCGTTGAGCCTGAATGAGTGGCTTCTCGTCATCTTGGTTTCAGCTCCTGTAATTCTAATTGACGAGGTTCTAAAATTTGGGGGAAGGAGTCAAAGATATAGAGCGAAAGAAAAGACAGCTTAA